The window CCATGAGGCTGTGCTGCAAACCCAGTGATTTATTGTCCTTTGGTTATTACCTTCTATAATCCTCACAGGTAGGTCTCATGACTTTCTTCTAATATTACTTTCACAAAGCAAGTCTCATTACTGCCACCTTGCAGATGGAAACAGGATCTCAGGTGAGCTGATCTGGGCCCAGTGACTTCTGTGTGATCGGTGGTAAGTCTGATGTGAAACTCTTCAGAAATCtaagctctctctctgctccaggaGATGATATGACTTCTCTCACAATTCCCTCTGCAGGTCAAACACGCTCCCACCATGCCGGTTGCCCCACCACATCTAACATTCATAGAGAGGCTAGTATAAGAGACAAACCCTTCTTCAACATAGTCAAAAGTCTATTTTCTGCCATCACAGTCAATGTGTGTAGAAGGGCTGGTGATAATAAGCATGAGACTGAGATATGGGGGAAAGGTGGAAATGGAATTCAGATCTTGTTAATTCATTTCAGgtcatttttcattgaaaaaggGATCATTTCACTATTCTAGgttcttggtttgtttgtttgtttttgttttggatttttttttcttgtttcttttgcccCCAGTGAGGAGAGAAAAACACTAAATGAATAAGATGAAATAACCACAGAATCAACGACTCAGTTCACTGTGAAATCTCAAACCCTGAGTTTgaaccagaagagaaaaaaaaaggcagttgtaaatttagtaaaattttttttatttaaattcagtttaGACTATTAGATAGAGGAATCACTTGGCATGGGTTAAATGTTGGCATAAGTCCAGAGCAGAGATTGTCAATTAATACTTGTACTACGAATAATGACTCAACTTCTTTTGGTGAATAATTTACATGAATATAACAAGCAAACTCATTCTTGAGAGGAGAGTGTGTCCACACATCTGAAGTGTCTACAGCACTTCTTGACAAGTGAGCAACATGCAAGTGTCAGCTTTCACTGAGCTCAGGAGAAGTGAACTAGAAGATAGATTCATTTACACCAATTTAGAATTAGGTACATGAtccattattatttcttatattaaaaagtatatagCACTGTACATGTTTAAAGTACTAAATTTGGTAGTCAAGTCCATTATTTTTCTGGAGAATCTCAAAGTACAAACTGTTGCCACAATGAAAGAATATCTTGCACTTACATTTTCCCATTCAGTTGAattcctttgtcattttttttttcctttctttctcatgaCTATAGAAGATCTAGTGATTCTCAAACAACACTGATGGAGAATAGGACAGAAATGACAGAGTTCATCCTGCTGGGACTGACCAGTGACCCAGGTCTGCAGCTTCCCCTCTTTCTGATGTTCCTGCTCATCTACACCATCACTCTGGTTGGGAACCTGGGGATGATCCTGTTGATTGTCTTGGACTCCcgtctccacactcccatgtacttcttccttggcAACCTGTCTCTGGTGGACTTTGGTTACTCTTCAGCTGTCACTCCCATGGTCATGGGAGGACTCCTTCTTGGAAATGAGGTCATCTCCTACAATGCTTGTGCTGCTCAGATGTTCTTTATTACAGGTTTCGTTACTGCAGAAAATTACCTCTTAACCTCAATGGCCTATGATTGCTATGCAGCAGTGTGCAAGCCCCTGCACTACACCACCACCATGAAAACAAACGTGTGTGCATATCTGGTCATAACCTGCTATGTCTGTGGTTTCCTGAATGCCTCCATCTACACTGGGAACATATTCAGTCTCTCCTTCTGTCTATCCAATGTGGTCCAtcattttttctgtgatattCCAGCAGTCATGGCTCTCTCTTGCTCTGATGGACATGTTAGTGAGCTGGTTCTAATTTATGCAGCCACCTTCAATATCTTTTTTGCTCTCCTAGTAATCTGGATATCTTATGCATTCATTTTTATCAGTATCCTAAAGATGCACTCTGGTGCAGGACATCAGAAGGCTCtgtccacctgtgcctcccacttcACTGCAGTCTCCATTTTCTATGGGACTCTAATCTTCATGTACCTACAGCCCAGCTCCAGCCACTCCATGGACACAGACAAAATTGCCTCTGTATTCTACACTATTGTGATTCCCATGTTGAACCCTGTGGTGtatagcctgaggaacaaggaggtcAAGAGTGCATTCACAAAGatcattttgaaaggaaaataatttttaggattttcattttaaattttgggatttATAATACCTGTACCAATTCAGATCTTTTTCATGTAATTTGTCATATATGAAAACTCACACTAAATTCAAATTACTGCAATGATACCTTTACATCTGCAAAAGTCTTTTatctggagaaaaggaaacacatcTAGAAACACAATCCCTACATGAGAATGTGCATGATATCTTGGCATTTTCTTGTGAGAACCTTTTTGGAGATATTGATTATTCAGTCATTTTCCATCTAATTATTTCCACCCATGTCCCTATGAATGTGTGTAAAATAACTGCATAAAAAGTCAGTGAATGGAAATATACATGCATGTGTCACATGTCTGTGATGAATTTGCAGAATTAATTGTTGTGTGTCTGGGAGGGGgattacatttttgtatttatctgaCTGGATTAGGAATATCCAGATCATCAGTAAAACATT of the Sciurus carolinensis chromosome 11, mSciCar1.2, whole genome shotgun sequence genome contains:
- the LOC124959749 gene encoding olfactory receptor 5B2-like → MENRTEMTEFILLGLTSDPGLQLPLFLMFLLIYTITLVGNLGMILLIVLDSRLHTPMYFFLGNLSLVDFGYSSAVTPMVMGGLLLGNEVISYNACAAQMFFITGFVTAENYLLTSMAYDCYAAVCKPLHYTTTMKTNVCAYLVITCYVCGFLNASIYTGNIFSLSFCLSNVVHHFFCDIPAVMALSCSDGHVSELVLIYAATFNIFFALLVIWISYAFIFISILKMHSGAGHQKALSTCASHFTAVSIFYGTLIFMYLQPSSSHSMDTDKIASVFYTIVIPMLNPVVYSLRNKEVKSAFTKIILKGK